The Myxocyprinus asiaticus isolate MX2 ecotype Aquarium Trade chromosome 6, UBuf_Myxa_2, whole genome shotgun sequence region attttaacctaaaatcttgatctttgcatgttattttttttaacttaccAAGGGTAAATTGGTTGTGCTATGCATCTTTTTTGCTATAATCTCATCCTGTTTGCATGAATTTTTACCCCACTCCTCCAACCCATGACTTTTAACTAGCTTTTGCATCTCTGCCTGTGGTACAGAATTTACCTTTACATGAAAAAAGCGTATTGGTGACATTTAAGTTAAACCAATTATATAACAACGGGTCTCTCTGCTCTGTAAAGCTTATGTAAAATTGTAACttataattttttgtgttgttagcatatattttattatgtaaatCGCTGCAGTGATGGTAGATATCAAGTGCAAACACTCATATCTTTATGAAATACATTTCTGTATGAAAATTTACCAAGCATGCAACAGACATGTGCAGTACatcacaccttttttttttttaaatacaacaagTTATCTGCAACACTGTCACTGATGAAAACACACAGGGCTGTTTAACACTGCATCTGGTTTAACATGCAACATCatttactgtcatcatttactcaccctcatgttgttaggaagaatgttagcttAAGCCACCATTGactttattatatggaaaaacaaagatgcagtaaaagtgaatgaggaaatattttcattttttggttaaccatccctttaaaggtgcGGTCACTTTTCAAGGTGAAATTCCATGGGGGAAGAAAGCGTGAGCGGATTTTGAGCTTGTGTGAAACCTGCAAAAAacgaattgccaagcagcctctttttaatgttgcactttatactctgtgagagtgaagttaaaaagaaactcgctgCTAAAAATGATattcttgtccattgtgaatattcagtgtatctgtgtacgaagcaccacccacacagtGGTCATTGCCAATCCAAGCAACCCTATTGGTCAATGTGGCAattcaaagttcaccaaacttgaacgaTCACGTGGACTCCCGCTGAGATGACTATTTCGCCCGCGGAATTTcaccgtgcaaaggtaaatgtgaccacgcctTAATAAGTCTAATTAAATTTAGCTAGCTTTTGAATTGTATAAAAACACACAAGGATATGATGAAGATCTTGTGTGTTGCATCTAGAAGAGTCtttgaaacaaatttttttttagtaaacaaATTTCTGTAAACAAGAGTAACCTttaaacctttattttttttacgtgaTCACACACTTCCAAACAGTTTCCCTTCTACCAACGTTTGCACCTCAATTTTTGCATGTAAATGCAATTCTCATATTAAGACCTCCCACTGTTTCCTCTCTCTACAAGTGGAACCTGAAAAAAAGTGCTACACAGGAAAAAAGTTACAGAACCATTGCACATTTCTGCACTTCACTTCTCTTAAAGCCGCCTATCTCTTTATAAAATGATGAACAACAATGCAACAGAAAACTGCAGTACATCTCATTTTAGATACCCGCTTTTCACTTCCACCTACAGCGTGGTACTGCTATTCGGTTTACCTCTGAATTCTATATCTCTGTGGATACTGATATGTCGGAACGGCTTGAGGAAATCTGTTCCGGTGATCTACATGGCCAACCTGGCCTTATCGGACCTGCTTTTTACACTTTCCCTTCCCTTTCGGATTATTTACTTTGCCACTGGTCGGTGGACGCTGGGAAACACGCTATGCATGATTCCAGGGACACTCTTTGCCGTCAACCTCTACTCTAGCTCCTTGTTCATCACTCTGATCAGTGTTGACAGGATGCTGGCCGTGGTTTACCCGATTCGATCTCGGCCGTTGAGGACAGCACCAGTGGCCTGGGCGTTGTGCGCGACCGTGTGGCTGCTTATTGCTGGATTGGCAGTGCCAACGGCCATGAACCACCCTCAAAATATGGATAAAGGCTGTCACGTAATACGTTGTTTTGAGAAATACTCAGACAATGCATGGAAGAATGGTTTCTACATCCTCTGCTGTGTCACTTTATTTGGAATTGTAGTCCCGTTTGCCATCATCCTGGTATGCACTGTGGCAGTCGTGCGACAGTTGAAAGGATACAGCATGGCATATTCATCGTGCAACACTGAGCTGAGCAAAAACAAGATTGTGAAGCTGTTTCTGTCCAATCTGCTCATATATGCTATTTGTTTTATACCCTTTCACATCGCCTTTATCCTCTATGGCCTGAACAAGCTTAACATTTTACAAGGAGAAAATGTACGTAGCCTTTACT contains the following coding sequences:
- the lpar5a gene encoding lysophosphatidic acid receptor 5a; the encoded protein is MMNNNATENCSTSHFRYPLFTSTYSVVLLFGLPLNSISLWILICRNGLRKSVPVIYMANLALSDLLFTLSLPFRIIYFATGRWTLGNTLCMIPGTLFAVNLYSSSLFITLISVDRMLAVVYPIRSRPLRTAPVAWALCATVWLLIAGLAVPTAMNHPQNMDKGCHVIRCFEKYSDNAWKNGFYILCCVTLFGIVVPFAIILVCTVAVVRQLKGYSMAYSSCNTELSKNKIVKLFLSNLLIYAICFIPFHIAFILYGLNKLNILQGENVRSLYFDLQTVTMCMASTNSCLDPLIYYFSSKKLSRGRCDSSSKSVALGLIQSTSWTGQ